One Rhizobium sp. NRK18 genomic window carries:
- a CDS encoding Maf-like protein translates to MALREKLILASGSPRRVDLLAQVGVTPDRLLPMNIDETPEKGEHPRSLAKRLAAEKASAAHKAVKSDPELQGSYILSADTVVAVGRRILPKAETAGEATSCLHLLSGRAHWVFTGICLVTPGNASRIKVVETKVRFKRLSAREIDAYLASGQWKGKAGGYAIQGIAGSFVQKLVGSYSSVVGLPLLETVQLLSGEGYDVQHTWLNG, encoded by the coding sequence ATGGCGCTCAGGGAAAAGCTCATTCTGGCCTCCGGCTCGCCGCGTCGCGTCGACCTGCTTGCGCAGGTTGGGGTCACGCCCGATCGCCTGCTGCCGATGAACATCGACGAGACGCCGGAGAAGGGCGAGCATCCGCGCTCTCTGGCCAAGCGGCTGGCCGCCGAAAAGGCGTCGGCTGCCCATAAGGCCGTGAAGAGCGATCCGGAACTGCAGGGAAGCTACATCCTTTCCGCCGACACGGTGGTGGCCGTCGGCCGGCGCATCCTGCCGAAGGCGGAGACGGCCGGCGAGGCGACGAGCTGCCTGCATCTGTTGTCGGGACGCGCCCACTGGGTGTTCACCGGCATCTGCCTTGTCACGCCGGGCAATGCCAGCCGGATCAAGGTTGTCGAGACGAAGGTGCGCTTCAAGCGTCTCTCGGCACGTGAGATCGACGCCTATCTCGCCTCCGGCCAATGGAAGGGCAAGGCGGGCGGCTATGCCATTCAGGGGATTGCTGGCAGCTTCGTGCAGAAGCTGGTCGGTTCCTATTCCAGCGTCGTCGGCCTGCCGCTCCTCGAAACGGTGCAGCTGCTTTCCGGCGAGGGTTACGACGTGCAACACACATGGTTGAACGGATAG
- the infA gene encoding translation initiation factor IF-1 has translation MAKEEVLEFPGVVTELLPNATFRVKLENDHEIIAHTAGRMRKNRIRVLAGDKVLVEMTPYDLTKGRITYRFK, from the coding sequence ATGGCTAAAGAAGAAGTCCTCGAATTTCCCGGTGTCGTCACCGAACTTCTGCCGAACGCGACCTTCCGCGTGAAGCTGGAGAACGACCACGAAATCATCGCCCACACGGCGGGCCGCATGCGCAAGAACCGGATCCGCGTTCTGGCCGGCGACAAGGTCCTCGTCGAGATGACGCCTTACGATCTGACCAAGGGCCGGATCACCTACCGCTTCAAGTAA
- a CDS encoding glycosyltransferase family 61 protein encodes MFKAGIPLYPFLRTSEYKLRRILSSRNYRLLPISELFADDNKNEIFTPEKWRVEDAYFFGSKEKIDEIISSDDFVSPKIFFGTVEDVEVMGWTDFVFRNDVAYYPDAANPADDMFVAELEGRARLSGSKKKINIHGRSEPIHSKRAVSLLGQSSTNYAHWVTEALPRLMLLKEKIDTKEWDVIIDYDLHQNHLSAFASLGVEFNKIIFVKSWQRVKVKELLYISSPAYTPADSRIRFQTGAFPQPQNRTTFCPPLLRGLSSLFRERTGRFDEPARVREIIRRQEILGRRQEWSSSSHIARGRQMSGQISGVEGRSLNPGRRGGANPRRLFLMRPSDSHNGRQCENFSALIPILDEYGFCKVNISSLMFDEQVALMQNAECIISPIGATLANLVFAPRKTSAVILAPIYKNADFSYFRHLMSALDHKVAFVLGEQIPSPNRTQLTRNYKIEPACLRDALAKLLEN; translated from the coding sequence ATGTTTAAAGCTGGTATTCCGTTATATCCCTTTTTGAGAACGAGTGAATATAAGTTGCGGCGTATTCTGTCTTCGCGCAATTATAGACTGTTGCCAATTTCAGAATTATTCGCTGATGATAATAAAAATGAGATTTTTACTCCTGAAAAATGGAGGGTAGAAGATGCATATTTTTTTGGGTCGAAAGAAAAAATTGATGAGATAATCAGCTCGGATGATTTTGTCTCCCCTAAGATTTTTTTCGGTACTGTTGAAGATGTCGAGGTGATGGGCTGGACGGATTTTGTTTTCCGAAATGATGTCGCCTACTATCCAGACGCAGCCAATCCCGCGGACGATATGTTTGTGGCCGAATTAGAGGGCCGTGCTCGTCTCTCAGGAAGTAAAAAAAAGATAAATATTCACGGTAGATCAGAACCTATACACTCTAAGCGCGCAGTATCATTGTTGGGACAGAGTTCAACAAACTATGCGCATTGGGTAACTGAGGCGTTGCCGAGGCTGATGCTATTGAAGGAAAAAATCGATACGAAGGAATGGGACGTTATAATAGATTATGATCTTCACCAAAATCACCTATCCGCTTTTGCTTCATTGGGTGTTGAGTTTAATAAGATCATTTTCGTGAAGTCTTGGCAGAGAGTTAAGGTGAAGGAGCTGTTGTACATTTCTTCGCCGGCATATACTCCGGCCGATAGTCGTATCCGCTTCCAGACTGGCGCCTTTCCGCAGCCTCAAAATCGAACCACATTTTGCCCCCCGCTGCTTCGCGGGTTGTCGTCACTGTTTCGAGAGCGAACTGGGCGTTTTGATGAACCTGCAAGGGTGAGGGAGATCATACGTCGCCAGGAAATCCTAGGTAGGCGTCAGGAGTGGTCGAGTTCGTCGCATATCGCCCGTGGTCGCCAGATGTCTGGGCAGATTTCAGGAGTTGAAGGACGCTCCTTGAATCCAGGCAGGAGGGGAGGGGCAAATCCTCGGCGGCTATTTCTGATGCGCCCATCTGATAGTCATAATGGCCGACAATGTGAAAATTTTTCGGCGCTTATACCTATTCTGGATGAGTACGGATTCTGTAAGGTCAATATTTCATCTTTGATGTTTGATGAGCAGGTGGCATTGATGCAGAATGCTGAATGTATAATTTCACCTATTGGTGCCACTTTGGCCAATCTGGTTTTCGCTCCTCGTAAGACCAGCGCCGTGATATTGGCGCCGATATATAAGAATGCGGATTTTTCTTATTTTCGTCATTTGATGTCTGCTCTTGATCACAAGGTCGCCTTTGTGTTGGGGGAGCAGATACCGTCTCCTAATCGCACTCAACTCACCAGGAATTACAAGATCGAGCCGGCTTGTTTGAGGGATGCGTTAGCAAAATTATTAGAGAATTAA
- a CDS encoding rhamnan synthesis F family protein, whose translation MNSRPKILREIKRIGWQLLNIGGPVLGLLRRMHYDATSHSSMHVTDGFGEKHEDMAVVLIYQPNHILKSLLFQLDFLNSKKIGILLVCNHELKAEYREELRGRCWKIIERPNIGYDFGGYRDGILFLLSEPQPPRNLFVLNDSIWFPLSRDCDVLERARASDADVYGIFYNDKSKRNSHHHLQSYFYRFNHTVVSSKKFRALWKNMPLLNKKQDVIIKLEKKITGKLKARGFTIDYTHSSKSIEEAITRLNDWELSEICEFYKSYLTYLNINYNSIFKNTDSFKQSDLRKNILGSRFIYYFIDSHPLIFIRELSSPFIKKSRDLNYVIQRKEIIDGGYLDRVEPVIRREILQWDDDDTRIRRKAPA comes from the coding sequence ATGAACTCCCGCCCCAAAATTCTTCGTGAAATAAAGCGAATTGGATGGCAGCTACTTAATATTGGAGGCCCTGTCCTCGGCTTACTGAGACGTATGCATTACGATGCGACATCGCATTCATCCATGCATGTAACCGATGGCTTCGGCGAGAAGCACGAAGATATGGCTGTGGTTTTAATTTATCAGCCAAATCATATTCTTAAATCGCTTTTATTCCAATTGGATTTTTTGAATTCGAAGAAAATCGGCATTCTTCTCGTGTGCAATCACGAACTCAAAGCCGAATACCGTGAAGAGTTAAGGGGTCGTTGTTGGAAGATTATTGAGAGACCAAATATCGGGTACGATTTTGGCGGATATCGAGACGGCATTCTATTCCTCCTGAGCGAACCTCAGCCGCCCAGAAATCTCTTTGTGCTGAACGATAGCATTTGGTTCCCCCTGTCTCGAGACTGCGATGTGCTCGAAAGAGCCCGCGCCTCCGACGCAGACGTGTATGGAATCTTCTACAATGACAAGAGCAAGCGGAATTCCCACCACCATCTGCAATCGTACTTCTACCGCTTTAATCACACCGTAGTCTCGAGCAAAAAGTTCCGCGCCTTGTGGAAAAATATGCCGCTCCTGAACAAAAAGCAGGACGTCATAATAAAACTCGAGAAAAAAATAACCGGCAAGCTTAAAGCAAGAGGATTCACGATAGATTACACTCACAGCTCAAAGAGCATCGAGGAAGCAATTACCCGCCTAAACGATTGGGAATTGAGTGAAATTTGCGAATTTTATAAGTCATACTTAACATATCTTAATATAAACTATAATTCAATTTTTAAAAATACCGATTCTTTCAAACAATCCGACTTAAGAAAAAATATACTGGGCAGTAGATTTATATATTACTTCATAGATTCCCATCCATTAATATTCATAAGAGAACTTTCGTCACCCTTCATAAAGAAGAGCAGAGATCTGAACTACGTCATCCAGCGAAAAGAAATCATAGATGGCGGCTATCTTGATAGAGTTGAACCGGTCATACGCCGGGAGATATTGCAATGGGATGATGATGACACCAGGATTCGTCGCAAGGCGCCTGCGTGA
- a CDS encoding nitrogen fixation protein FixF has translation MHSENIRFIKLDTRVIERFDEALCGRCETVHTSIVAILSALVKRHGPIYAARALYSAVVRRNDEIVSLVAGNVLRKKIRLPALFGNPLISRFYAAIKGVQATLLLDVLTDRLAHQDKDQLVAIIFNGSLFPESILGRATHGFRRVFVESGFFPNTLQIDAKGVNAANSVPRTKEFYLSGPDFASAGLPPNTVAVRRPKREYPARDMRPGYVFVPFQVPSDMQVTVHSPWIRDMYQFYDLVIEQAETFPDDTFVIKEHPSFKLSVVGSRPSHPRIIFANGNPTGQLIMNSRSVMTLNSTVGIEALLSGKQVITLGDACYNIQDLVLHTPDRKQLNKALEMRDWLPDERLRRQFLGFLWNRYLVKGGYLSFPPNLADEILARCGPTGAGGLQDVAMPHP, from the coding sequence ATGCACAGCGAGAACATCCGCTTCATTAAACTTGATACGCGTGTGATCGAACGGTTCGACGAGGCGCTATGCGGACGCTGCGAAACGGTGCATACGTCGATCGTCGCCATCCTAAGCGCGCTTGTGAAGCGTCATGGTCCGATCTACGCAGCCCGAGCTCTATATTCTGCCGTTGTGCGCAGGAATGACGAAATCGTCTCGCTGGTCGCCGGCAACGTTTTGCGGAAAAAGATACGGTTGCCCGCGCTTTTCGGTAATCCGTTGATTTCGCGCTTCTATGCCGCAATCAAAGGCGTGCAGGCCACTTTGCTTCTGGATGTTCTGACCGACAGGCTTGCTCATCAGGACAAGGATCAATTGGTTGCGATCATCTTCAATGGATCACTGTTTCCGGAGAGCATTCTCGGGCGGGCTACCCACGGATTCCGTCGCGTTTTCGTTGAGAGCGGATTCTTTCCCAATACGCTTCAGATTGATGCAAAGGGGGTAAATGCGGCAAACTCCGTACCGAGAACGAAGGAATTCTACCTGTCCGGTCCGGACTTTGCATCCGCCGGCTTGCCGCCAAACACTGTGGCGGTCCGCAGGCCCAAGCGCGAATACCCCGCCAGAGACATGCGACCCGGCTATGTTTTTGTACCCTTTCAAGTCCCCTCCGACATGCAGGTTACAGTTCACTCCCCTTGGATCCGGGACATGTATCAGTTCTATGATCTGGTTATAGAGCAGGCTGAGACGTTTCCGGACGACACGTTTGTCATCAAGGAGCATCCAAGCTTCAAATTGTCGGTCGTGGGATCGCGCCCATCGCACCCTCGAATCATTTTTGCAAATGGCAATCCGACTGGCCAATTGATCATGAATTCGAGGTCGGTGATGACCTTGAATTCGACCGTGGGAATTGAAGCACTGCTATCGGGAAAACAGGTCATTACCTTAGGCGATGCCTGTTACAATATTCAGGATCTCGTGCTCCATACCCCCGATCGCAAGCAATTGAACAAGGCACTGGAGATGAGGGATTGGCTGCCGGACGAACGGTTGCGCCGGCAGTTTCTCGGATTTCTATGGAATAGATATCTCGTGAAGGGCGGCTATTTGAGCTTCCCACCGAATCTCGCCGATGAAATCCTGGCGAGATGCGGGCCGACCGGCGCTGGCGGATTGCAGGATGTTGCGATGCCACACCCTTGA
- a CDS encoding Gfo/Idh/MocA family protein: protein MKSRIILSGPGLIGRRHVELVEERPDCTLVGIVAPDRPEHVNFAQDIGAAFFSDLSEAFDAVEADGVIISSPNRFHSEQALLCLERGVPALVEKPVADSLESARVLAEAVEESGVPILVGHHRTYSPLIEVLLDYVNSERFGRLVALQGSALFFKPDHYFEDGPWRMLKGGGPILINMIHEIGLMRTFAGEIRSVQAVASNSQRHFEVEDTVAIALEFESGALGTFLLSDAAASSKSWEMTAGENPAYPFFPDEACYHLAGTMGSIDFPSMTVRSYPDAADRSWWKPFELGRKSIQRADPLERQLSHFLDVIRQEAAPRVSAYDGLQNMRVLQAIYDAIETRSSVLVS from the coding sequence ATGAAAAGCAGAATCATCCTCTCCGGACCGGGCCTTATCGGGCGACGACATGTGGAGTTGGTCGAGGAAAGGCCTGACTGCACGCTGGTAGGGATCGTCGCGCCTGATCGGCCGGAACATGTCAACTTCGCGCAAGATATCGGTGCTGCGTTCTTTTCCGATCTTTCCGAGGCTTTCGATGCGGTTGAGGCCGACGGTGTCATCATCAGTTCCCCAAACCGGTTTCACAGTGAGCAGGCATTGCTCTGCCTTGAAAGGGGAGTGCCCGCACTTGTTGAAAAGCCGGTCGCCGACAGTCTCGAAAGTGCAAGGGTTCTCGCGGAGGCCGTGGAAGAGAGCGGCGTTCCCATTCTCGTCGGCCATCATCGGACCTACAGTCCCTTGATCGAGGTGCTGCTCGACTATGTCAATTCGGAACGATTTGGACGTCTGGTCGCATTGCAGGGTTCGGCACTGTTCTTCAAGCCCGATCATTATTTCGAGGACGGTCCGTGGCGAATGCTAAAGGGTGGCGGTCCCATCCTCATCAACATGATCCACGAGATCGGCCTCATGCGAACATTTGCCGGCGAAATACGGTCGGTTCAGGCCGTCGCCAGCAACAGTCAGCGGCATTTTGAGGTCGAGGATACCGTTGCCATCGCGCTTGAGTTCGAGAGCGGTGCATTGGGCACATTTCTCCTGTCGGACGCGGCGGCGAGTTCGAAGAGCTGGGAGATGACGGCCGGTGAGAACCCCGCCTATCCGTTCTTTCCGGACGAGGCCTGCTATCATCTCGCTGGCACCATGGGGTCGATCGATTTTCCCAGCATGACCGTGCGCTCCTATCCGGATGCCGCGGATCGCTCATGGTGGAAGCCGTTTGAACTGGGCCGGAAGTCCATCCAGCGAGCCGATCCGCTCGAGAGGCAGCTGTCCCATTTCCTTGATGTGATCCGTCAGGAGGCAGCGCCAAGGGTGTCGGCATATGACGGCCTTCAAAACATGCGGGTCCTGCAGGCGATCTACGATGCGATTGAGACCAGGAGCTCGGTTTTGGTCAGCTAG
- a CDS encoding acetyl-CoA carboxylase biotin carboxylase subunit family protein: MKALLIGSSFSAMPMLMALKARGLTVTTIGKFGDDPCHKFADDVILEDYSDGATLYRICKDGNYDFIVPTSNDYSYLAAAFVADKMGFPGFDNPETTQILHVKNKFRDFCNQIGVPVPQTYGSLSADQPFRLPEFAGRALVKPVDSFSGRGVSLVASAEEAMSAAAHAFTVSRTSSAVVEQFVDGALHSHTAFIADGEVIWHDFVDEFCEVYPYQVDRSTYPSLLDGRKRSAVHQAISKIVSALHLQTGLLHTQFIASERDFWIIECMRRCPGDLYGHQFKFSFGFNYEAAYVAGFLGEVAQFPEVQGHLTAVERCVISTDVESPFFAAGLRTGGRELRYVPLKESGQKLGAAPFDKAGIAFLTGDAAHLKTGMSADTIFLAGYDGF; this comes from the coding sequence ATGAAGGCGCTGCTGATCGGAAGCAGTTTCAGTGCAATGCCCATGTTAATGGCGCTGAAGGCAAGAGGCCTCACTGTAACGACGATAGGCAAGTTCGGCGATGATCCATGCCACAAATTTGCCGATGATGTCATTCTCGAAGATTATTCGGACGGTGCCACTCTTTACAGGATATGCAAGGATGGCAATTACGATTTCATAGTTCCGACCTCTAACGACTATTCATACCTTGCCGCAGCGTTCGTTGCAGACAAGATGGGTTTCCCGGGGTTTGACAATCCGGAAACCACTCAAATTTTGCATGTCAAAAACAAGTTCCGAGATTTTTGCAATCAAATCGGCGTGCCTGTTCCCCAAACCTATGGCAGCCTGAGCGCTGACCAACCATTCCGGTTGCCGGAGTTCGCCGGTCGGGCGCTCGTAAAGCCTGTCGACAGTTTTAGCGGAAGAGGTGTCAGTCTCGTGGCCAGTGCCGAAGAGGCGATGTCGGCGGCCGCGCACGCATTCACTGTGTCCAGGACGAGTTCCGCGGTTGTTGAGCAATTTGTGGACGGCGCGCTGCATAGTCATACCGCATTCATCGCGGACGGCGAGGTGATCTGGCATGATTTTGTGGATGAGTTCTGCGAGGTGTACCCCTACCAGGTTGACAGATCCACTTATCCCTCGCTTTTGGACGGGCGCAAACGTTCGGCGGTACACCAAGCAATAAGCAAGATCGTATCCGCTCTTCATTTGCAAACCGGCTTGCTGCACACACAATTTATCGCTTCCGAGAGGGACTTCTGGATCATTGAATGCATGCGACGCTGCCCGGGCGACCTTTATGGGCATCAGTTCAAATTTTCTTTCGGCTTCAATTATGAAGCAGCGTATGTTGCGGGCTTTCTTGGAGAGGTCGCCCAGTTCCCAGAGGTTCAGGGCCATTTGACCGCCGTGGAACGATGCGTCATCTCCACAGATGTCGAAAGTCCGTTTTTTGCAGCAGGTTTGCGAACCGGTGGCAGGGAACTGCGGTATGTTCCGCTGAAGGAAAGCGGCCAGAAACTGGGCGCGGCGCCGTTCGACAAGGCGGGTATTGCGTTTCTTACGGGAGACGCTGCACATCTCAAGACCGGCATGAGTGCCGATACGATATTTCTTGCCGGCTATGACGGATTTTGA
- a CDS encoding DegT/DnrJ/EryC1/StrS family aminotransferase, producing the protein MIPFLDLGAAYRELEAEINDSVKRVLQSGWYILGEEVEAFESEFAVYCNAAHAVGVANGLDALILSLRAVGISPGDEVIVPSNTFIATWLAVSAVGAVPVAVEPDPLTHNIDPTRIQTAISPRTKAIIAVHLYGQPADLDAILDVARRHKLFLIEDAAQAQGARYKGQRIGAHADAVCWSFYPAKNLGAMGDGGAVTTNSSDVADAIRMLRNYGSREKYKNDVKGLNSRLDPIQAAILRVKLSCLDEWNGRRKAIAKLYLEQLAGLDLILPAVPDWADPVWHLFVVRVRERERLQERLAGMGVSTQIHYPLAPFQQKAYAEQAHAYTGLEIAERLAAEVLSLPIGPHQAIEDTKAVLNSIRKAAEL; encoded by the coding sequence ATGATCCCCTTTCTTGATCTCGGCGCGGCCTACAGGGAGCTGGAAGCGGAGATCAATGACTCCGTCAAACGGGTCCTGCAAAGCGGCTGGTACATTCTCGGGGAGGAGGTCGAGGCCTTCGAAAGCGAGTTCGCGGTCTATTGCAATGCAGCGCATGCCGTCGGCGTCGCCAATGGTCTGGATGCCCTGATTCTGTCCCTGCGTGCGGTCGGCATATCCCCGGGCGATGAGGTGATTGTCCCTTCCAACACATTCATCGCCACGTGGCTGGCCGTTTCGGCGGTCGGCGCAGTCCCAGTCGCCGTCGAACCTGATCCGCTGACACACAACATCGATCCGACGCGGATTCAGACGGCCATCAGCCCACGAACGAAAGCAATTATTGCGGTCCACCTATACGGCCAGCCGGCGGACCTGGATGCCATTTTGGATGTCGCGCGGCGCCATAAGCTGTTTCTGATCGAAGACGCGGCGCAAGCGCAAGGTGCCCGCTACAAGGGGCAGAGGATCGGCGCGCATGCCGATGCCGTTTGCTGGAGCTTCTACCCTGCCAAGAACCTTGGTGCGATGGGAGACGGTGGCGCCGTCACGACAAACAGCAGCGATGTCGCCGATGCGATCCGCATGCTGCGCAACTACGGCTCGCGCGAGAAATATAAAAATGACGTCAAAGGCCTGAACAGCAGGCTCGACCCCATACAGGCGGCGATCCTGCGTGTGAAGCTTTCATGCCTGGATGAGTGGAACGGGCGCCGCAAGGCGATTGCCAAGCTATATCTCGAACAACTGGCTGGCCTCGACCTGATCCTGCCTGCGGTACCGGATTGGGCCGACCCCGTTTGGCACCTGTTCGTCGTCCGGGTGCGAGAGCGGGAACGTTTGCAGGAGCGGCTTGCCGGCATGGGTGTATCCACGCAGATCCATTATCCGCTCGCTCCATTTCAGCAAAAAGCATATGCGGAACAGGCCCATGCATATACCGGGCTTGAGATCGCCGAGCGCCTTGCCGCTGAAGTTCTCAGTTTGCCGATCGGCCCGCACCAGGCGATCGAAGACACCAAGGCAGTTTTGAATTCCATTCGGAAGGCTGCGGAGTTGTAA
- the yacG gene encoding DNA gyrase inhibitor YacG, producing MPRDEIKVGAKVEPLRKTRPCPECGRSSSRENYPFCSDRCRNIDLNRWLSGSYAIPVAEDEAKADGSDED from the coding sequence ATGCCGCGCGATGAAATAAAGGTGGGCGCCAAGGTGGAGCCCTTGAGAAAGACGCGACCGTGCCCCGAATGCGGGCGCTCGTCGTCCCGTGAAAACTATCCCTTCTGCTCGGACCGCTGCCGCAACATCGATCTCAATCGCTGGCTGAGCGGCTCCTACGCCATACCGGTCGCGGAGGATGAGGCGAAGGCGGACGGAAGCGACGAAGACTGA
- a CDS encoding sugar 3,4-ketoisomerase, with protein sequence MPVEDCRILDLPIFADARGDLVVVEGHEHVPFDIKRVYYLCDVPAGSVRGGHAHKQLVQLLIAVSGGFDITLDDGRNRKRVRLDNPQQGLLICPMIWREIDNFSQGSVCLVLASLHYDEADYYRDYDEFIASAKDRAHDPLS encoded by the coding sequence GTGCCTGTAGAAGATTGCCGCATTTTAGACCTGCCGATTTTTGCCGATGCACGCGGCGACCTCGTCGTGGTCGAGGGTCATGAGCACGTGCCCTTTGACATCAAGCGCGTGTATTACCTCTGCGACGTGCCGGCCGGTTCCGTCAGGGGAGGGCACGCGCACAAGCAGCTGGTGCAATTGCTCATCGCCGTCAGCGGCGGTTTCGACATCACCTTGGATGATGGGCGCAATCGCAAACGGGTAAGGCTCGACAATCCGCAGCAAGGGCTTTTGATTTGCCCGATGATCTGGCGCGAGATTGACAATTTTTCGCAGGGGTCGGTCTGCCTGGTGCTGGCGTCCCTGCATTATGACGAAGCCGACTATTATCGCGACTACGACGAATTCATCGCTTCGGCAAAGGATAGAGCCCATGATCCCCTTTCTTGA
- the rfbA gene encoding glucose-1-phosphate thymidylyltransferase RfbA gives MKGIILAGGSGSRLHPMTAGVSKQMLPIYDKPMVYYPLTTLMLAGIREILIISTPHDLPLFQRLLGDGSQWGISLAYETQARPEGLAQAYIIGADFVAGSSSCLILGDNIYYGHGLPELLKEGTERQSGATVFAYHVNDPERYGVVEFDRHMNVRSIEEKPIRPKSSWAVTGLYFYDAGVVDIAANLKPSTRGEYEITDVNRVYLERGELKVSVLGRGYAWLDTGTPESLLEASEFVRTLEKRQGFKIACPEEVALSKGFISKTEFAQMADRAGKGDYGNYLRKLTTELYV, from the coding sequence CTTGCAGGAGGAAGCGGCTCGCGCCTGCATCCGATGACTGCAGGTGTATCGAAGCAGATGCTTCCGATTTACGATAAACCGATGGTATATTACCCTCTCACCACACTTATGCTGGCCGGCATAAGGGAAATATTGATCATTTCCACACCCCATGACTTGCCTTTGTTTCAAAGACTCCTGGGAGACGGCTCGCAATGGGGCATCTCTCTGGCCTATGAAACTCAGGCGAGACCCGAAGGCCTGGCACAGGCCTATATCATCGGAGCCGATTTCGTGGCCGGCTCATCGTCGTGTCTCATTCTGGGTGACAACATCTATTATGGGCACGGTTTGCCGGAGCTGTTGAAGGAGGGTACGGAAAGGCAGAGTGGTGCCACCGTCTTCGCCTATCATGTGAACGATCCCGAACGGTACGGTGTGGTCGAGTTCGACAGGCACATGAATGTGCGCAGCATCGAGGAAAAGCCGATAAGGCCGAAATCGAGCTGGGCGGTAACAGGGCTCTATTTCTACGATGCGGGCGTCGTGGATATCGCGGCCAATCTGAAGCCCTCCACCAGAGGGGAATATGAAATCACCGACGTCAATCGCGTCTATCTTGAGCGTGGCGAGCTGAAAGTGTCCGTGCTGGGGCGAGGATATGCCTGGCTTGACACAGGAACCCCCGAAAGCCTGCTTGAAGCTTCGGAATTCGTTCGGACCTTGGAAAAGCGCCAGGGATTCAAAATCGCCTGCCCCGAGGAAGTTGCACTCTCGAAAGGCTTCATATCCAAAACAGAGTTTGCTCAGATGGCAGACCGAGCGGGCAAAGGCGATTACGGAAATTACTTGCGCAAGCTCACGACAGAACTCTACGTCTGA
- a CDS encoding glycosyltransferase family 2 protein: MSNHKRSDHQNKVTAIVLTYNHEHYIADCIRSIQAQNFPDLEILVLDDKSIDRTADVVRDICASSRHVNLIVNQQNSGNPAVNTQKLIDASASDYILFMSGDDLLAEDYSLHRIVTHLDTEPRADVVIPKLRFLLSGQAASPPEIYDRNLLEGLRSSDPETLCRLHLYRRVSRIFVQGCVIRRQTIEDMGGFDSGMIADDYAFVLRLLDHLRDRGNRFFFDENSSWHYRLHSNNIHRNPMRQFRSIIEVVSGLVPERYWQNFAWDGVVFVDHEDLLQADRLSKAYLGDRNARGLIDTTDRLAIRKARRRGDRTFLQTFASCREHPWSLRLRARLAIARLYLKPGAGISTPS; encoded by the coding sequence ATGAGCAACCACAAGCGGTCCGACCATCAAAACAAGGTCACAGCAATCGTACTGACTTATAATCACGAGCATTATATCGCTGATTGTATCCGCAGCATTCAGGCTCAGAATTTTCCGGATTTGGAGATTTTGGTCCTGGACGACAAATCGATAGACCGCACCGCAGACGTCGTGCGAGATATTTGCGCTTCAAGTCGGCATGTGAACCTGATCGTCAACCAACAGAATTCGGGAAATCCTGCGGTCAACACGCAAAAGCTCATAGATGCCTCTGCGTCAGACTATATTCTCTTCATGTCTGGTGATGATCTCCTGGCCGAAGACTACAGCTTGCACCGCATTGTGACACATCTGGACACCGAACCGCGAGCAGATGTCGTCATTCCAAAGCTGCGGTTTCTACTGTCCGGGCAAGCGGCCTCCCCGCCCGAAATTTACGACAGGAACCTGCTTGAAGGTCTACGCAGCTCGGATCCCGAAACCCTTTGCCGGCTCCATCTTTATCGGCGGGTGTCCCGGATCTTTGTACAAGGATGCGTCATACGCCGGCAGACCATCGAAGATATGGGCGGGTTCGACTCGGGGATGATTGCGGACGACTACGCTTTCGTTCTCCGCCTGCTCGATCACCTTCGCGATCGAGGAAACCGGTTCTTCTTTGACGAGAACAGCTCCTGGCATTACAGGCTGCATTCCAACAATATCCATCGCAATCCGATGCGGCAATTCCGCTCAATCATCGAGGTCGTCTCCGGCCTCGTTCCAGAACGTTACTGGCAAAACTTTGCCTGGGATGGCGTTGTCTTCGTCGACCACGAAGACCTTCTTCAGGCTGACCGCCTGAGCAAGGCGTACCTGGGAGACAGGAATGCAAGAGGCCTGATCGACACCACCGACCGGCTTGCCATCCGGAAGGCACGAAGGCGCGGCGACAGGACCTTTCTGCAAACGTTTGCGAGCTGTCGCGAGCACCCCTGGTCTCTTCGGCTTCGCGCGAGGCTGGCGATCGCCAGGCTGTATTTGAAGCCCGGTGCCGGCATCTCCACGCCTAGCTGA